From the Chitinophaga lutea genome, one window contains:
- a CDS encoding cytochrome d ubiquinol oxidase subunit II, whose amino-acid sequence MLYVVIIYLWTAILLYLLLGGADFGAGIIEFFTSPGNRSRTRRTMYQAIGPVWEANHMWLIITIVILFVGFPKIYTTMSVYLHIPLTAMLLGIIARGTAFVFRNYDAVKDDLQKVYSRIFIYSSVITPFFLGIIAASTVSGQVDPAAGNFVEAYIFSWLNWFSVTVGFFTVSICGFLAAVFIIGETNNEQDRLFFTRKAKWMIVAAVGCGALVFIAASIQGVPLIEWIFGKPGGILAISLASLSLPFLWYGLENGKPILIRLMAGFEITMILFAATYRHFPNIVLMKGGGYLSLLEHQGQDRTIDALAWALLIGSVFILPALFYLLYSFEKKKPAH is encoded by the coding sequence ATGCTGTACGTTGTAATTATATATCTGTGGACGGCCATCCTGCTGTATCTCCTGCTGGGAGGAGCCGATTTCGGGGCGGGCATCATTGAGTTTTTCACCTCGCCCGGTAACCGCAGCCGCACCAGGAGGACCATGTACCAGGCCATCGGCCCCGTGTGGGAAGCCAATCACATGTGGCTCATCATTACCATCGTGATCCTGTTCGTCGGTTTCCCGAAGATTTACACCACCATGTCCGTATACCTGCATATTCCCCTCACGGCCATGTTGCTCGGCATTATCGCAAGAGGAACGGCCTTTGTGTTCAGGAATTACGACGCCGTAAAAGACGATCTGCAAAAAGTGTACAGCCGGATATTTATCTATTCCAGTGTGATCACGCCTTTTTTTCTAGGTATCATCGCCGCCAGCACCGTATCGGGCCAGGTAGACCCCGCGGCCGGGAATTTTGTGGAGGCTTACATTTTCAGCTGGCTGAACTGGTTTTCGGTGACGGTAGGATTTTTTACCGTGAGCATTTGCGGTTTTCTGGCAGCCGTGTTCATTATCGGTGAAACGAACAACGAGCAGGACCGCCTCTTTTTTACCAGGAAGGCCAAATGGATGATAGTGGCTGCGGTAGGGTGCGGCGCGCTCGTATTCATTGCCGCTTCCATACAGGGGGTGCCGCTGATTGAATGGATATTCGGGAAACCCGGTGGTATTCTCGCCATTTCACTCGCCAGCCTGTCTTTGCCCTTTCTCTGGTATGGCCTCGAAAACGGAAAACCCATCCTCATCCGGCTGATGGCCGGCTTTGAAATCACGATGATCCTGTTCGCCGCCACTTACCGGCATTTCCCAAATATTGTGCTGATGAAGGGCGGGGGATACCTGTCGCTGCTCGAACATCAGGGGCAGGACAGAACCATCGATGCGCTGGCCTGGGCACTGCTGATCGGGAGCGTGTTCATTCTGCCGGCCCTCTTTTATCTCCTGTATAGTTTCGAGAAAAAGAAACCTGCACACTGA
- a CDS encoding efflux RND transporter periplasmic adaptor subunit codes for MRHLTALTILGLTATLGGCVTKGGSVNSENDVQSFPVVQLTVTDTVLHHHYVADIQAVRNVEVRARINGFLNKIYVDEGQRVTKGQLLFSLNDEELQAGLARAKAALSSAIAEAKAAQLEVDRVKLLTDKKVLAKTELEVAEARLAAFNARIEEARSEISNASTQLSYTSIRAPFDGVMDRIPLKTGSYVTEGSLLTTVSDIAEMYAYFNVSETEYLEYSRSKASNNDRAVQLTLADGSPYAYAGKIETVESEFEENTGSIAFRAKFPNPKQLLRHGASGKVVLTNHLENALLLPQKAVFEMQDKNYVYILDSANHVKMKSFEPQARIQHSYIVQGGLKPGEKVVYEGVRNLREGMRIRPLLVKVDSVKAL; via the coding sequence ATGCGTCATTTAACCGCGCTTACGATATTAGGATTGACCGCCACCCTCGGCGGCTGTGTTACAAAAGGGGGCTCAGTGAATAGTGAAAACGATGTGCAATCATTCCCGGTGGTGCAGCTGACCGTTACAGACACGGTGCTGCACCATCACTATGTGGCAGACATACAGGCCGTACGGAACGTGGAAGTGCGCGCCCGCATCAACGGTTTCCTGAATAAAATTTATGTAGACGAGGGACAGCGTGTTACAAAAGGGCAGCTCCTCTTTAGCCTCAACGATGAAGAACTGCAGGCCGGCCTCGCCCGCGCCAAAGCTGCTCTCAGCAGCGCCATTGCCGAAGCCAAGGCCGCGCAGCTGGAGGTAGACCGCGTGAAACTGCTCACCGATAAAAAAGTACTGGCCAAAACGGAACTGGAAGTGGCGGAGGCCCGCCTCGCCGCATTCAACGCGAGAATAGAGGAAGCCCGTTCCGAAATCAGCAATGCTTCCACGCAATTATCATACACCAGCATCCGCGCGCCGTTTGATGGGGTGATGGACCGCATCCCCCTCAAAACGGGCAGCTACGTAACGGAAGGCAGCCTGCTCACCACCGTCAGCGATATCGCTGAAATGTACGCCTACTTCAACGTATCGGAAACCGAATACCTGGAATATTCCCGGAGCAAGGCGTCCAATAACGACCGCGCGGTGCAGCTCACCCTGGCCGACGGCAGCCCGTATGCCTATGCCGGCAAAATAGAAACGGTGGAAAGCGAGTTCGAGGAAAACACGGGCTCCATCGCTTTCCGGGCAAAGTTCCCCAACCCGAAGCAGCTCCTCAGGCATGGCGCAAGCGGCAAGGTGGTGCTCACCAACCACCTCGAAAACGCGTTGCTGCTGCCGCAGAAGGCCGTGTTCGAGATGCAGGACAAAAACTATGTGTATATACTGGATTCAGCCAATCATGTTAAAATGAAAAGTTTCGAGCCACAGGCCCGCATTCAGCACTCCTACATCGTACAGGGCGGGCTGAAGCCGGGCGAAAAGGTTGTGTACGAAGGCGTGCGCAACCTCCGCGAAGGCATGCGGATAAGGCCGCTGCTGGTAAAGGTGGACTCTGTAAAGGCCTTGTAG
- a CDS encoding efflux RND transporter permease subunit: MLDTFIRRPVLSLVISLFIVLLGLLALLGLPVTQFPDIVPPSVTVTAKYTGANAEVCANAVAIPLERAINGVPGMTYMTSVSSNNGTTLITVFFKVGTDPDQAAVNVQNRVSTIIDELPEEVIKAGVTTEKEVNSMLLYLNIMSEDPGLDENFIYNFADINVLKELKRIDGVGFAEIMGAKEYAMRVWLQPDRMLAYNVSADEVVQAIRKQNIEAAPGKTGESSDKSPQMLQYVLRYTGKFFKPEEYADIIIRADESGSVLRLKDIADVEFGALTYGMVSKTDGKPSASIMLKQRPGSNAQEVIKNVKLRMEELQQTSFPPGMTYNFNYDVSRFLNASINKVVVTLFEAFVLVFIVVFLFLQDFRSTLIPTLAIPVALIGTFAFMQLMGFSLNLLTLFALVLSIGIVVDNAIVVVEAVHAKMMETHLPAMQATLASMKEISGAVVAITLVMSAVFIPVAFLSGPVGVFYRQFSLTLAFAIIISGINALTLTPALCALMLKHDPGAQLRRNPLQRFFNTFNRGYTTTENGYKRFVGRIAGRRILTLVLLVGFFALTWGASAILPGGFIPMEDQGMIYVNVTTPNGATVERTSAVLDDVQQTADGMEAVESVSTLAGFSLVNDVAGASYGMGMINLKPWDEREKSVDQLITELQEKTKHIKDASIEYFPPPTVPGFGNASGFELRVLDRTGADDLQQTADVTRAFIAALTKRPEIGSAFTSFDPEFPQYMIHVDQAMAAKKGVSIDNAMSTLQTLLGSFYASNFIRFGQMYKVMVQASPNFRTQPEDVLKLHVKNEQGEMVPYSNFIRLERVYGPEQLTRYNMYTSAMINGDAAPGYSSGEAIKAIEETAASVLPRGFSFEWSGMTREQVLSGNQAIYIFGICLLFVYLLLAAQYESFLLPLPVLLSLPAGIFGAFISLKVAGLENNIYAQVALVMLIGLLGKNAILIVEFAIQRQKQGLTVLKAAIEGGVSRLRPILMTSFAFVAGLIPLCIATGAGAMGNRSIGMAAAGGMLIGTIFGVIVIPGLYVLFAVMKVKKKKMKIKPVHTVVLLVALTTAGCGMPKELQLPEQTQLPAAFEGPAADTTAGIGGLPRNTFFADPHLRNLLDTAMRNNRDALVALQRMQVAKAQLTMASKAWLPSLDAVIRGGVTKFGDYTIDGVGNYDTNLSPNINKDQRIPGPVPDYFAGVQSSWEIDLWGRLKHKKRAAYARYLAGREGLRLVHTQLAAQVAGMYYQLMALDYEWEVIRQNIALQEAAVGTVKIQQEAGRANSLAVQQFTAQLLNTRSLAYGVQQQRIQLENQLNTLLGRLPQPVARGSSLLDAPLATGIKTGIPAAMLQRRPDVQQAMLGLEAAKADVKAAKAAFLPSLNLTAALGYNAFKAELLFNPASIAYNILGGVTAPVFNKKQLKAQYGIATAEGVSAFYDYRQAIINGYQEVVTSLHRVENAETAFALKEKEVLVLKEAVSTARDLFATGYANYLEVINTQKSVLEAELALAQYRKDVFLGTIELYRALGGGTE; this comes from the coding sequence ATGCTGGATACTTTTATCAGGCGGCCCGTGTTGTCGCTGGTGATCTCATTATTTATTGTATTGCTGGGCCTGCTGGCGCTTCTTGGCCTGCCGGTCACCCAGTTCCCTGATATCGTGCCGCCGTCTGTGACGGTAACGGCGAAATATACCGGCGCCAACGCCGAAGTGTGCGCCAACGCCGTGGCCATCCCGCTCGAAAGAGCCATCAACGGCGTACCGGGCATGACGTACATGACCTCCGTGTCGAGCAACAACGGCACTACGCTCATTACCGTCTTCTTCAAAGTAGGCACGGATCCCGACCAGGCTGCCGTGAACGTGCAGAACCGCGTGTCCACCATCATCGACGAATTGCCGGAAGAGGTGATCAAGGCCGGGGTGACTACCGAAAAGGAAGTGAACAGCATGCTCCTGTACCTCAACATCATGAGCGAGGACCCGGGGCTCGACGAAAACTTCATCTACAACTTCGCGGACATCAATGTGCTGAAAGAACTGAAAAGGATTGACGGCGTTGGTTTTGCCGAGATCATGGGTGCGAAGGAATACGCCATGCGCGTTTGGCTGCAGCCCGACCGGATGCTGGCCTACAACGTATCGGCGGATGAAGTGGTGCAGGCTATCCGCAAACAGAATATCGAGGCGGCGCCCGGCAAAACCGGCGAAAGCTCCGATAAGTCACCGCAGATGCTGCAATACGTGCTGCGGTACACCGGCAAGTTTTTTAAACCGGAAGAGTATGCGGACATCATCATCCGTGCGGACGAAAGCGGCTCCGTTCTTCGCCTGAAAGACATTGCGGATGTGGAGTTCGGCGCACTCACCTACGGTATGGTGTCGAAAACCGACGGCAAACCCTCGGCCTCCATCATGCTCAAACAGCGCCCCGGCTCCAACGCGCAGGAGGTAATCAAAAATGTGAAGCTCCGGATGGAAGAGTTGCAGCAAACTTCTTTCCCGCCGGGCATGACCTATAACTTCAACTACGACGTGTCGCGCTTCCTCAACGCGTCGATCAATAAAGTGGTGGTTACGCTGTTCGAGGCCTTTGTGCTGGTGTTCATCGTGGTGTTCCTGTTTTTGCAGGATTTCCGCTCCACGCTCATTCCCACGCTGGCCATTCCGGTGGCGCTCATCGGTACCTTTGCGTTTATGCAGCTGATGGGCTTTTCGCTGAACCTGTTGACGTTGTTCGCCCTGGTGCTGTCGATCGGTATTGTCGTAGATAACGCCATCGTCGTCGTGGAGGCGGTGCACGCCAAAATGATGGAAACCCATCTGCCCGCCATGCAGGCCACGCTGGCATCCATGAAAGAGATCAGCGGGGCGGTGGTGGCCATTACGCTGGTGATGTCGGCCGTATTTATCCCGGTGGCCTTTTTGTCCGGCCCCGTGGGGGTGTTCTACCGCCAGTTCTCGCTCACGCTCGCCTTTGCGATCATTATTTCGGGCATCAACGCCCTGACGTTGACACCGGCGTTGTGCGCGCTGATGCTGAAGCACGACCCGGGTGCGCAACTGCGCCGAAACCCGCTGCAGCGTTTCTTCAATACGTTTAACCGCGGGTATACCACCACAGAAAACGGCTACAAACGTTTTGTAGGCCGCATCGCCGGGCGCCGCATCCTCACGCTGGTGCTCCTTGTGGGTTTCTTTGCCCTCACCTGGGGCGCCTCGGCCATCCTGCCGGGCGGCTTCATCCCGATGGAAGACCAGGGCATGATCTACGTGAACGTGACCACCCCGAACGGGGCCACGGTGGAAAGAACGTCGGCCGTGCTCGATGATGTGCAGCAAACCGCCGACGGCATGGAGGCGGTGGAATCCGTGTCCACGCTCGCAGGTTTCAGTCTCGTGAACGATGTGGCCGGCGCATCTTACGGGATGGGCATGATCAATCTGAAGCCCTGGGATGAGCGTGAAAAGTCGGTCGACCAGCTGATCACCGAATTGCAGGAAAAAACGAAACATATCAAAGACGCCAGCATTGAATATTTCCCGCCGCCCACCGTACCCGGTTTCGGGAACGCGAGCGGTTTCGAGCTGCGTGTGCTCGACCGCACCGGGGCCGACGATCTGCAGCAAACCGCCGATGTAACGCGGGCGTTCATTGCCGCGCTCACCAAACGCCCCGAAATCGGCAGCGCTTTCACCAGCTTCGACCCCGAGTTCCCGCAATACATGATACATGTGGATCAGGCCATGGCGGCGAAAAAAGGCGTGAGCATCGACAATGCCATGAGCACCCTGCAAACGCTGCTGGGCAGCTTTTACGCCTCCAACTTCATCCGCTTCGGGCAGATGTATAAAGTGATGGTGCAGGCTTCACCCAACTTCCGCACGCAGCCGGAAGACGTGCTGAAGCTGCATGTAAAAAACGAGCAGGGAGAAATGGTGCCGTATTCCAACTTCATCAGGCTGGAAAGGGTATACGGCCCCGAACAGCTCACCCGTTACAATATGTACACCTCGGCCATGATCAATGGCGACGCCGCGCCCGGCTACAGCAGCGGCGAGGCCATTAAAGCCATCGAGGAAACGGCCGCCTCCGTGCTGCCGCGCGGCTTCAGTTTTGAATGGAGCGGCATGACGAGGGAACAGGTGCTCTCCGGCAACCAGGCCATATACATTTTCGGCATCTGCCTGCTGTTCGTGTACCTGTTGCTGGCCGCGCAGTATGAAAGTTTCCTCCTGCCTTTGCCGGTGTTGCTGTCATTGCCTGCAGGTATCTTCGGGGCGTTCATTTCCCTGAAAGTGGCCGGCCTCGAAAATAACATCTATGCACAGGTGGCGTTGGTGATGCTCATCGGCCTGCTCGGTAAAAACGCCATCCTGATCGTGGAGTTCGCCATTCAGCGGCAGAAACAGGGGCTGACGGTGCTGAAGGCCGCCATCGAAGGCGGGGTGAGCCGTTTAAGGCCCATCCTCATGACGTCGTTTGCATTTGTGGCCGGGCTTATCCCGTTATGTATCGCCACCGGCGCGGGCGCCATGGGTAACCGTTCCATCGGTATGGCCGCCGCGGGCGGTATGTTGATCGGCACCATCTTCGGGGTGATCGTGATCCCCGGGTTATATGTGTTGTTTGCCGTGATGAAAGTCAAAAAGAAGAAAATGAAAATAAAACCGGTGCATACCGTTGTACTGCTGGTGGCATTGACAACCGCCGGCTGCGGCATGCCGAAAGAATTGCAGCTGCCGGAGCAAACCCAATTACCCGCCGCGTTCGAAGGCCCCGCCGCGGACACCACGGCCGGCATCGGCGGCCTCCCGCGTAATACCTTTTTTGCCGACCCGCATTTACGGAACCTGCTCGACACCGCCATGCGCAATAACCGCGATGCGCTGGTGGCCCTGCAGCGCATGCAGGTCGCCAAAGCGCAGCTCACGATGGCCTCCAAAGCCTGGCTGCCTTCGCTCGACGCTGTGATCAGGGGAGGCGTGACCAAGTTCGGCGACTATACCATCGACGGGGTCGGCAACTACGACACGAACCTGTCGCCCAATATCAACAAAGACCAGCGCATTCCCGGCCCGGTGCCCGACTATTTCGCCGGCGTGCAAAGTTCCTGGGAAATCGACCTGTGGGGCCGGCTGAAGCATAAAAAGCGGGCCGCATATGCAAGGTACCTGGCGGGCCGCGAAGGGCTTCGGCTTGTGCACACCCAGCTGGCGGCGCAGGTAGCCGGCATGTATTATCAGCTCATGGCGCTCGATTACGAGTGGGAAGTGATCCGTCAGAACATCGCCCTCCAGGAAGCCGCCGTGGGTACGGTCAAAATCCAGCAGGAGGCCGGCCGCGCCAATTCGCTGGCGGTGCAGCAGTTCACGGCGCAGCTGCTCAATACCCGCAGTCTTGCTTATGGTGTGCAGCAGCAGCGGATACAACTGGAAAACCAGCTGAACACCCTGCTCGGCAGGCTCCCGCAGCCTGTTGCACGCGGCAGTTCGTTGCTCGACGCACCCCTCGCCACCGGTATCAAAACCGGCATCCCGGCCGCCATGCTGCAACGCAGGCCGGATGTGCAGCAGGCCATGCTGGGCCTGGAGGCGGCGAAAGCGGACGTAAAAGCGGCGAAAGCGGCTTTCCTGCCTTCGCTGAACCTCACCGCGGCGCTGGGTTACAATGCGTTCAAGGCGGAGCTGCTGTTTAACCCGGCGTCGATCGCATATAATATCCTGGGCGGTGTAACCGCGCCCGTTTTCAATAAAAAGCAATTAAAAGCGCAATACGGCATCGCGACGGCGGAAGGCGTCAGCGCCTTTTACGATTATCGGCAGGCCATCATTAACGGCTACCAGGAAGTGGTAACGTCGCTGCATCGCGTGGAGAACGCAGAGACCGCGTTTGCGCTCAAAGAAAAGGAAGTACTTGTGTTAAAAGAGGCCGTATCTACCGCCAGGGACCTGTTCGCCACCGGCTACGCGAATTACCTGGAAGTGATCAATACCCAGAAAAGTGTGCTGGAAGCCGAACTGGCACTGGCTCAATACAGGAAAGACGTTTTCCTGGGGACTATTGAGCTGTACAGGGCCCTCGGCGGGGGTACGGAGTAG
- a CDS encoding PD-(D/E)XK nuclease family protein: METTVITVYIENKPYRFNVAVDHEEQKTTYYVDAEESEDYIPQTLEFNENGKVSEKFALKTVEQEQIARLVWQEIINKMKPQ; this comes from the coding sequence ATGGAAACAACCGTCATCACCGTGTACATTGAGAACAAGCCCTACCGCTTCAACGTGGCCGTGGACCATGAAGAACAGAAAACCACCTATTATGTGGATGCGGAAGAGTCGGAAGACTATATTCCCCAAACCCTCGAATTCAACGAAAACGGGAAGGTGTCTGAAAAGTTTGCCTTAAAAACGGTGGAACAGGAACAGATTGCCCGCCTGGTGTGGCAGGAAATCATCAACAAGATGAAGCCGCAATAA
- a CDS encoding sensor histidine kinase, translated as MMKLRTKYILFVGILHGLALMLSYYIFRENMALFFFSEVVILLSLVVAWRLYGQLLQPLKTLMQGIEAMQDKDFSVKFRKTGSLEMDQLIDVYNRMMDELRKERTLQEQQHFFLEKLIQTSPTGIIIMDFDDQVVQVNPRAEQLLKKDRFLEQVRALRSGESGILSFSGVDAYKVQKSHFIDRGFPRHFVMIEELTGEILKAEKKVYEKVIRMMAHEVNNTIGPVNSIIASTLRAPASLDVQHTEALEVAIHRNQHLNTFMRNFAELVKLPAPSKKPTDLGRVLSSVVKLMELKAAEHEVRFVAELPQEGELMLMADELQLEQALINILKNSIEAMDGKGTIHITATQRQLVITDTGKGIPAGEAAHIFSPFYSTKPNGQGIGLTLVREVLLSHGWVFSLETAAPGDTRFTIQFP; from the coding sequence ATGATGAAACTGCGGACTAAATACATCCTGTTTGTGGGCATCCTGCACGGGCTGGCGCTCATGCTTTCCTATTACATTTTCCGGGAGAACATGGCGCTTTTCTTTTTCTCGGAAGTCGTCATCCTCCTTTCCCTGGTAGTGGCATGGCGGCTCTACGGACAGCTGCTGCAGCCGCTCAAAACGCTGATGCAGGGGATTGAAGCCATGCAGGATAAAGACTTTTCCGTGAAGTTCCGGAAAACCGGTTCACTGGAAATGGACCAGCTGATCGATGTATACAACCGGATGATGGACGAACTGCGGAAAGAAAGGACCCTGCAGGAACAGCAGCATTTTTTCCTGGAGAAACTCATCCAGACTTCTCCTACCGGCATCATCATCATGGACTTCGACGACCAGGTGGTGCAGGTGAACCCGAGGGCGGAACAGCTGCTGAAAAAAGACCGTTTCCTCGAACAGGTGCGGGCCCTGCGATCCGGCGAGTCCGGCATTCTCTCTTTTTCCGGTGTGGATGCTTACAAAGTGCAGAAGTCGCACTTCATCGACCGCGGCTTTCCCCGGCATTTTGTGATGATCGAAGAGCTTACCGGGGAGATCCTGAAAGCGGAGAAAAAGGTGTACGAAAAAGTGATCCGGATGATGGCCCATGAAGTGAACAACACCATCGGCCCCGTGAACTCCATCATTGCCTCCACGCTCAGGGCGCCCGCATCGCTCGACGTGCAGCATACGGAAGCGCTGGAAGTGGCCATTCACCGCAATCAGCACCTGAATACCTTTATGCGCAATTTCGCCGAACTGGTAAAACTGCCCGCTCCTTCGAAAAAACCGACGGACCTCGGCAGGGTGCTCTCGTCCGTCGTAAAACTGATGGAGCTCAAAGCGGCGGAACACGAGGTGCGGTTTGTGGCGGAACTGCCGCAGGAAGGGGAATTGATGCTCATGGCCGACGAATTGCAACTGGAACAGGCGCTCATCAATATCCTGAAAAACAGCATTGAAGCCATGGACGGCAAAGGCACCATCCACATCACCGCCACCCAACGGCAACTGGTGATCACGGACACCGGCAAAGGCATTCCGGCCGGAGAGGCTGCACATATCTTCTCTCCCTTTTACAGCACCAAACCGAATGGACAGGGCATCGGCCTTACCTTAGTGCGCGAAGTGCTGCTCAGCCACGGATGGGTATTTTCGCTGGAAACGGCAGCGCCCGGCGATACCCGCTTTACCATTCAATTCCCATAA
- a CDS encoding sigma-54-dependent transcriptional regulator: MILIIDDDVAVRTSLLLLLRQEGHEAAGVRLPDEAMAFLEKTRPSLILLDLNFSLGTSGQEGMELLQRIRRHDASIPVILITGWGSIALAVQGMKLGANDFITKPWSNDNMLQSIRTLLDLQDKKTKPLSRRQLDETYQFHHILGDDPAMLRILETIGRVADTDAPVLIMGESGTGKELIAEAIHQNSRRHNKPFIKVNLGGISTTLFESEMFGHMRGAFTDARFDRVGRFELANKGTIFLDEIGDLDAGSQVKLLRVLQDKTYEVLGSSRTKTTDVRVICATNKPLGEMAALGTFREDLLYRINLITIQLPSLRERPKDIPLLVNGFIRNLREIYNRPGLSVTKAAIKWLQQLPLPGNIRQLKNLVERTILVSKNDVLDVDDFSRQLELSPVKKGSLQLPGVGLVTLEELEVEMIRKAMQFHQHRIAKAAVSLGLTRSALYRRLEKYNIPYDETAD; encoded by the coding sequence ATGATCCTGATTATCGACGATGATGTAGCTGTAAGAACCTCCCTGCTCCTGCTTTTGCGGCAGGAAGGGCACGAAGCCGCCGGTGTGCGGCTGCCGGATGAAGCGATGGCCTTCCTTGAAAAAACGCGGCCTTCGCTCATTCTGCTCGACCTGAATTTTTCCCTCGGCACGAGCGGGCAGGAAGGCATGGAACTGCTGCAGCGCATCCGGCGGCACGATGCCTCCATCCCCGTCATCCTCATCACCGGCTGGGGAAGCATCGCGCTGGCCGTGCAGGGCATGAAGCTCGGCGCGAACGACTTCATCACCAAACCCTGGAGCAACGACAATATGCTGCAATCCATCCGCACGCTGCTGGACCTGCAGGATAAAAAGACCAAACCCCTCTCCCGCCGCCAACTCGACGAAACCTATCAGTTCCATCATATTCTGGGCGACGACCCGGCGATGCTTCGCATCCTCGAAACCATCGGCCGCGTGGCCGATACCGACGCACCCGTGCTCATCATGGGCGAAAGCGGCACCGGCAAGGAGCTCATTGCAGAGGCCATTCACCAGAACAGCCGGCGGCACAACAAGCCGTTCATCAAAGTGAATCTCGGCGGTATTTCCACCACGCTGTTCGAAAGCGAAATGTTCGGGCATATGCGCGGTGCGTTCACCGATGCCCGCTTCGACCGGGTGGGGCGTTTCGAGCTGGCTAACAAAGGCACGATCTTCCTCGACGAGATCGGCGACCTGGATGCCGGCAGCCAGGTGAAACTGCTGCGGGTGCTGCAGGATAAAACATATGAAGTACTCGGCAGCAGCCGCACCAAAACCACCGATGTACGCGTGATCTGCGCCACCAACAAACCGCTCGGCGAAATGGCGGCGCTCGGCACTTTCCGTGAAGACCTGCTGTACCGCATCAACCTCATCACTATCCAGTTGCCGTCGCTGCGCGAAAGGCCCAAAGACATTCCCCTGCTGGTGAACGGCTTCATCCGTAACCTTCGTGAAATCTACAACCGGCCGGGCCTGTCGGTCACAAAAGCCGCCATCAAATGGCTGCAGCAGCTGCCCCTGCCCGGCAACATCCGGCAGCTGAAAAACCTGGTGGAAAGAACCATTCTCGTGAGCAAAAACGATGTGCTGGACGTGGACGATTTCAGCCGCCAGCTGGAGCTGTCGCCCGTCAAAAAAGGCAGCCTGCAGCTGCCAGGCGTAGGCCTGGTGACGCTGGAAGAGCTCGAAGTGGAAATGATCCGGAAAGCCATGCAGTTCCACCAGCACAGGATAGCCAAGGCCGCAGTGAGCCTCGGCCTCACCCGTAGCGCATTGTACCGCCGCCTTGAGAAATACAACATTCCTTATGATGAAACTGCGGACTAA
- a CDS encoding ABC transporter permease has protein sequence MLKHLFKLIWNKKKQNFLLMTEIFFSFLIMFAVFTLAVYNYQNYRRPMGFTYDDVWALSYYSKDRSDMSEDSLNLFYETLKQAIGNAPEVAAVSYVSNNSPFSMSENSSTISSGKQNVMTDHYSGDDDYPRVLQPVLLSGRWFGREDDGAKLAPVVINQALKEEFFPGEDAIGKVMKVGDREVRITGVVQNMKDKGDYKSVRPAIYQRTGKGSYAWLSRMLIKVKPGADAGFESRLYKQVAGIMQDANVEIEHLTEKRVVKNSITLIPLIIFGVIAGFLIINVSLGLFGVLWYTISKRKAEIGLRRAMGATGGAITRQVVSETMVLTSISVVTGLIFAVQFPLLNVFFMPKGVYIIAIVLAALFIYALAVLCALYPGRQAANIYPAVALHED, from the coding sequence ATGCTGAAACATCTCTTCAAACTCATATGGAATAAAAAGAAGCAGAACTTCCTGCTGATGACGGAAATATTTTTTTCTTTCCTCATCATGTTCGCCGTGTTCACGCTGGCCGTGTACAATTACCAGAACTACCGGCGCCCGATGGGCTTTACCTACGACGATGTATGGGCACTGAGCTACTACAGCAAAGACCGTAGCGACATGTCCGAAGATTCTCTCAACCTGTTTTACGAAACGCTGAAACAGGCCATCGGCAATGCGCCGGAAGTAGCGGCCGTTTCGTATGTCAGCAATAATAGTCCGTTCAGTATGTCGGAGAACAGTTCCACTATCAGCAGCGGCAAGCAAAACGTGATGACCGACCATTATTCCGGCGATGACGACTATCCCCGCGTGCTGCAGCCCGTACTGCTCAGCGGCCGCTGGTTCGGCCGGGAAGACGATGGCGCCAAGCTCGCTCCGGTCGTGATCAACCAGGCCCTGAAAGAAGAGTTTTTCCCGGGGGAGGACGCAATAGGGAAAGTGATGAAGGTAGGCGATCGCGAAGTGCGCATTACCGGGGTGGTGCAGAACATGAAAGACAAAGGCGATTACAAGTCCGTGCGGCCCGCCATTTACCAGCGCACGGGCAAAGGTTCCTACGCCTGGCTGAGCCGCATGCTGATCAAAGTAAAACCCGGCGCCGACGCCGGTTTTGAGAGCCGGTTGTACAAACAGGTGGCCGGTATCATGCAGGATGCCAACGTGGAAATCGAGCACCTCACCGAAAAACGCGTCGTAAAAAACAGCATCACGCTCATTCCGCTGATCATATTCGGCGTAATTGCGGGATTTCTGATCATCAACGTATCGCTGGGCCTGTTCGGGGTATTGTGGTACACTATCAGCAAACGCAAGGCCGAGATCGGGCTCCGGCGGGCCATGGGTGCCACCGGCGGGGCCATCACCAGGCAGGTGGTGAGCGAAACGATGGTGCTCACCAGCATTTCGGTAGTGACGGGGCTGATTTTCGCCGTGCAGTTCCCGTTGCTGAACGTGTTTTTTATGCCGAAGGGCGTTTACATCATCGCCATCGTGCTGGCGGCGCTGTTCATTTATGCGCTGGCGGTGCTCTGTGCCCTGTATCCCGGCAGGCAGGCCGCCAACATTTATCCGGCGGTGGCGCTGCATGAAGATTAA